In Bifidobacterium adolescentis ATCC 15703, the sequence TCAACTCCGGCGCGTACCTGGCGGAAATCGTGCGTGGCGCAGTCCAATCGGTCGATTCCGGACAGATGGAGGGCGCGCGTTCGCTGGGACTCAACCACAGGCAGGCCATGCGCCGAGTGATTCTGCCGCAGGCCAGCAAAATCGCCATGCCTTCGATCATCAACCAGCTGGTCATCATGATCAAGGACTCCTCTCTGCTGCTCGCCATCGGCTTCGGTGAGCTGCTGTACCAGGCGCAGCAGCTGTACGCGGCGAACTTCCGCGTAACCGAAACGCTGCTGATCGTCGGCGTCATGTACTTCGTGGCCATCACCATCCTGACGTGGCTGGCCAACATCGTGGACAGGAAGGTGAACCGATGAACGAGAACGACGTGATCATCGACGTCAAGGATCTGCACAAAAGCTACGGGCAGACCGAGGTCATCAAAGGCGTCGACATGACCGTGCGCAAAGGCGAGGTGATCTGCATCATCGGACCGTCCGGCGCCGGCAAATCCACCATATTGCGTTGCCTGAACGGACTCGAACAGGCCACCGGCGGCAAGATCGTGGTCAACGGACACGATTTGACGGACAGCCATGTGAACATCGACCAGGTGCGCGAGCAGGTGGGCATGGTGTTCCAGCATTTCAACCTGTTCAACAACATGAGCGTGATCGACAACATCACCCTCGCACCGAAACTGGTGCATCATGAAACGGATGAGCAGGCCCGCGCGCACGCCATGGAACTGCTGAAAACCGTAGGATTGGCCGAAAAAGCCGACGCCATGCCGAAATCGCTGTCCGGCGGGCAGAAGCAGCGTGTGGCGATCGCGCGCTCGCTGGCGATGAATCCGAAGGTGATGCTGTTCGACGAGGCGACATCCGCGCTCGACCCGGAAATGGTGGGCGATGTGCTCGAAGTGATTCGCGACCTTGCCGCCAAAGGCATGACCATGGTGCTGGTGACCCATGAGATGGGCTTCGCACGCGAAGTGGCCACGAGGGTCATCTTCACCGATGCCGGCGTGATCGAGGAAGAGGGAACCCCTGACGAGATCTTCAACCATCCGAAGAGCGAACGATTGAAGACCTTCCTCTCCAAGGTGCTGTGACATTGCTCCGGCGGCGATCCGTTTGATGAATATGTTCGTCAAACGGTATGAAATGTCTCATATTCCGGACGAAATGATGTGAACGGGCAGTATAGGAAACATGAATTTCGCATTGCTTTCTTATACTACCCTTTATGTCTGAAATGAAAGAAACCGAAGCGAAGCGTCCCATCATGCCGGACGCGGGAGCGGATAACAGGCCGCTCGTCGAACTGACCCATGTCGAGAAGCATTATGGCGATCTGCATGTGCTCAAGGACATCAACCTCACCGTGCGCAAAGGCGAGGTGCTCGTCATCGTCGGACCGTCCGGCTCCGGCAAATCCACGATGTGCCGCACCATCAACCGTCTGGAAACCATCGATTCCGGCGATATCCGCATCGACGGCAAACCGCTGCCGCAGGAAGGCAAGGAACTCGCCAAACTGCGTGCGGAAGTGGGCATGGTGTTCCAATCGTTCAACCTGTTCGCCAACAAAACCATTCTGGAGAATGTGACGCTGGCTCCGATCAAGGTTCGTCATATGGACAAGAAGGCCGCCGAAGATCTTGCCATGGATCTGCTGGGCCGCGTCGGCGTGGCCTCGCAGGCTTCCAAAATGCCGTCTCAGCTTTCCGGCGGCCAGCAGCAGCGTGTCGCCATCGCCCGCGCCCTCGCCATGCAGCCGAAGGTCATGCTGTTCGACGAGCCAACGTCCGCGCTCGACCCGGAAATGGTCAACGAAGTGCTTGACGTCATGGTCGAACTCGCCCACGAAGGCATGACCATGCTGTGCGTGACCCACGAGATGGGTTTCGCGCGCAAGGTGGCCGACAAGGTCGTGTTCATGGCCGACGGACAGATTCTCGAACAGAGCACGCCGGACGACTTCTTCGAACATCCGAAGACCGATCGCGCCAAGGACTTCCTGTCGAAGATCCTCACCCACTGAAGTGACGGAACATAACGACAGAAGAAGGAACCTGATATGAAACCACTTTCGATCACGGCGAAACGCATGTTGCGCAGAGCCGTCGCGGCATTCTGCGCGTGCGCGTGCGTGTTCGCGGTATCCGCATGCGGCGCGGACGAAACCGGCAAGATCCGCATCGGCATCAAATTCGACCAGCCTGGCCTGGGCTTCAAGAAGAACGGCACCTACGTCGGCTTCGACGTGGACGTGGCCAAGTACGTGGCCAAGAAACTCGGCTATTCCGAAGACGAGATCGTATGGAAGGAATCGCCGTCCAAGCAGCGTGAGGCTATGCTGCAGAACGGCGATGTCGATTACATCGTCGCATCCTATTCCATCACCGACGAACGCAAGAAGGTCGTCGATTTCGCCGGCCCGTATTTCGTGGCCGGACAGGATCTGCTGGTACGCAAGGACGAAACCGGCATTGACGGACCTAAGGATCTGAACGGCAAGCGGCTGTGCTCCATGACCGGCACCACATCCGCCGTCAACGTCAAGGAGAAGTTCGCCAAGCAGACCCAGCTGATGGAACAGCCCGGCATGGCGGAATGCGCCACCGCGTTGCTTTCCGGCATTGTGGACGCCGCCACCACCGACGACATCATTCTCGCCGGCCTCGCATCCGCCTCACGTGGACGCCTGCGCGTGGTGGGCAAGCCGTTCACCCAGGAGTATTACGGCATCGGTGTCAAGAAGGGCAACACCGAGCTGAAGAACAAAATCAACAACGCCATCACCGATATGATTCAGGACGGTTCTTGGCAAAGGGCCATTTCCGACAACACCAGGGGAGTGGCCTACACGCCGAACGCCAAGTACAATCCGCCGGTGCCGAATGGAAAGGGGAATAAGTGATGGACGGATTCCTCGCGTTGTTCAGCCAATACAACATTCCCGGCGCGTTTCTGGTGAACATCGAGCTGACCCTGTGGTCGGCGTTGTTCTCCACGATTCTGGGCGTCATCCTCGTGATGATGCGCATTTCTCCGATCGCCTCGCTCCGTACCGTTTCCGGTGCCTACGTCGAACTGTTCAAGAACCTGCCGCTGACCATCATCATGGTGTTCATGGTGCTGGGTGCGTACGCGCAGCTGAAGTTCAGCTTCTCCGACACGTTCGCCACCAACTTCTTCTGGCTGGCCGTGACGGGCCTGAGCCTGTACACCGCGGCTTTCGTATGTGAATCGCTGCGCTCCGGCATCAACACCGTGCCGCTTGGTCAAGCCGAGGCCGCCCGCGCGTTGGGCCTGAACTTCATGCAGGCCGCCACTCAGATCATCCTGCCGCAGGCGTTCCGCGGTTCCGTGGCACCGTTGGGCAACACGCTGATCGCATTGCTGAAAAACTCCACCGTCGCGGCGGCGGCATCCGTGGCCACCGAAACCTCGACGATGATGAGCGAAATGATCGAATACCACGCCGACCAAATCGTACCGATCTTCCTGATCTTCGCCTTCGGCTATGTGGTTCTGATCATTCCGATCGGCATGCTGACCACGTATCTGTCCAACAAGCTCGCGGTGAGGAGGTGACGCGACATGGCAAGCAATGAAAGCGCGGTGCTGTTCGACCAGCCTGGTCCGAAGGGCCGCAAAACCATCCGTATCGTCAATTGGATCGCAGGCATCATCTTCGCGGTGGTGGTCGTGCTGATCCTCATGCGTCTGCACAATCCGCCGGACGGCGAGAACCAGCTGAGCTGGGAACTGTGGAAACCGGCGCTTGACGCCGAAGCATGGACCGACTTCTATCTGCCGGGACTGTGGGCCACGATCCGCGCGTCCGTACTGGCCGTGGTCGGAGCCGTGGTGTTCGGCCTGGTCTTTGGTGTGGGCCGACTGCTGCCGAGCCTGCTGATCCGTACCATTTCCGGCGCGATCGTGGAATTCGCACGAGCCGTCCCCGTTCTGCTGCTCATGATCTTCTTCTGGCGCTGGTTCGCCTTCGCAGGTCTGCCCAGCCCCGCGTATTGGGCGGTGGTGCTCGCGCTTGTGATCTACAACGGATCCGTGGTGGCCGAGCTGGTGCGTTCCGGCGTGGGCAACCTGCCGAACGGCCAGCGTGAGGCCTCGCTCGCCTTGGGATTGACCCGCACGCAGTCGCTGTTGCAGATCGAAGTGCCGCAGGCCATCTACGCCATGCTGCCGGCGGCCGTGACCCAGCTGGTCGTCGTGTTGAAGGACACCGCGCTCGGCTCGATCATCATGTACACTGACCTGCTGCAGGAATCACGTCGACTCGGCTCCATGTATTTCAACATCCTACAGACGCTGGTGGTGGCCGCGGTCGTCTATTTCATCGTCTGCTGGCTGCTAAGCAGACTGGCCGAATGGCTGCCGTCGCGCATGCAGCAGCATACGGCTGCACCGGCCGAACCGGAACCGGTCGCGCCGATCGCCATCATGGATCCGTCGAACGTGAACCAGATCGCCGTGGCCAAGGAAGGCGTGCCGCTGGGTGGCGCGCAGCGTGTCTACCATGTGCACCATCGCGGCACCAACGCGTCCATCCACCAGTGGCGTCAGACCAGGTACGCCCAAGGCTTCGATGAGACGCATCCGGAAAGCCAGGTCAAATTCGACAAGAATGGACATCCGATCAAGGACAATCCGTTCAAGACGAAGGGCGATGGCAAGGACAAGAACAAGTCCGAAGCCGACGAATAGCACCGGTATCGCATAACACGCGTAGGGGTCGTTTTTCCGCGAAATACGGGGAAGCGGCCCCTTTCGTGTCTACGATGGACTGCACGCATGTGGTCCGTACCAAGCAGGGAGGCTTGACATGGCGGATAAAACCAAGGATGCGAAAAAAGACGACGCCAGAATGTCGTCGATCGCGAAAACGCTGAACAAAGTGGAAGATCGGCTGGAAAAAAGCGAGAATTGCGATTCCGTCGCCGAAGGATTGGCGAACGCCGCCAAAGCGAGCGAACTACTGAGCTCGGTATGGACGTTGCCGCCGACCCAGCTATTGCGATTCCATCACGACACGAAGGTATCGGACATAGATGGCGATTCCACTCCTGGTTTTGACGGCAACAAGGATGATGCCGAACGATTCATATCCATCAGCTCGTCGGAGATCGCCCGTTACCAGCGGCTTATGTACGCCAATGGCGTGAAAGGCTCGCATCGGCGACTGCTGATCGTGCTGCAAGGCATGGACGCGTCAGGCAAAGGCGGCATCGTACGACATGTGTTCAGCCAAGGCGACCCGATGGGCATGCACTATCACGGGTTCGGCGCGCCGAAAGGCGAAGAACTGGACCATGACTATCTGTGGCGCATCAAACGCGAGCTGCCGAACAACGGATGGATCTCCATCTTCGACAGGTCCCATTACGAGGACATCGTCATGCCGCGCATCTACAAAACGCAGCCGGAAGAAATGTGGCAGGCACGGTACGACGAAATCAACCGATTCGAATCGCAATTGACGGCCGACGGATGCGCCATCATCAAAATCTTCCTCGTGGTCAGCAAAGACGAGCAGAAACGCCACTTCCTGAGCCGTCTCGATGATCCGACCAAATACTGGAAGTTCGATCCGAGCGACCTTGAGGCGCGCGCCCGCTGGGACGACTACATGGCCGCATGGCAGGATGTGTTCCTGCGCACCAGCACCGAGCAGGCGCCGTGGTATCTGGTGCCTGCCGACAACCGCTGGTATTCGAGGGCCGTCGTCTCCGAGCTGCTGCGCAACACGCTCAAGAACATGAACATGATCTGGCCGCCGCTCGAAGTCGACGCCGACGAAATGCGCCGTCAGTTGGACACGCTGTAGTCGAAGAAGACAACCTCGCCGCTGGATTGCGTGGCGTCCAGGTCGACGGTTCCGGTGATGGCCCAATCGTGGTCGCCATCGGAATCGTCGATGATCTGCCGCACCTTCCAGGCGTGCTCGCTGTTCTCTTTGCTTTCGTCGAGGATGAACAGTTCGCCGCTGCGTGCCTTCGCGTCGATGTTGACGTATTCGTGCTCGTCGTAGTAATCGTCGAGCGTGTCCTCCCACTCGTGCACGCCGTAGCCCCAGTCCTTATCGAGCGCGCCGAGCTCGTCCGGCTTGTCGAGGTCCATGAGCTGCACACGGCGGAACATGGCATTGCGCACCAATACGGTGAGTCCACGGCGATCCTCCACCACGGCCTGTTTTGCGCCGGGCGCGGCAAGATTGGCGGCCGCTTCGGACGCGTCGGTATCGGTTCCGGCATGCTCCCATTCGTCCACCAGCGAGGAGTCGATGGAACGGACCACCACGCGCAGCCAGGAGATGATGTCGTCAAGCTGCTCGTCGCGCTTTTCCTGCGGAACGGTACGCGCCAACGCACGGTAGGCGTCGGACAGGTACCGCAGCAGCGTGCCTTCGGAACGGGCGATGTTGTAGCGGGCGATGTAGCCGGTGAAATCGGAAGCGGTCTCCACCATGTCGCGCACCACGGATTTCGGGCTCAGCCAATAGTCGTTCGCCCACGGAACATCATGGCGGTATTCATCGAACGCGGCCTGCAGCATATCCTCCAACGGCTTCGGATAGGTGATCTCCTGAAGCCTGTCCATACGCTCGTCATAGTCGAGGCCATCCTCTTTCATGCGGATCATCGCCTCGTCGCGCGCCTGACGTTCCTGCGCGCGCAGCACCTGCTTCGGGTCCTCCAACGTGGCCTCAACCATGGATATCACATCCAACGCATACGTGTCCGACTCCGGGTCGAGCAGTTCCAACGCGGCCAGCAGGAACGGGCTTAGCGGCTGGTCGAGGGCGAAATCGTCCGGCATGTCCACGGTCATGAAATAATCCTTGCCGCCATCGTCACGGTCTTCGGTCTCGATGACGTTCGTGTCGAACAAGGTCTGGAAGATCTCGTCCGCGCGGGCGTGCAGGCGCTCCTTCTGCTCCGGAGTCTGCGCCGAATCGTCGATAAGCCGGTCGATGCGGTAGCGGGCGTCGCCGCCCTGCTCCACCTCGTTCAACACCATGGAATGGGTGATCTTCATATGCGGCACCAGTGTTTCCGGAGCCGCGTCGATAAGCTTGTCGAACGTGTTCTCGTTCCACGTTACGAAACCTTCAGGAGCCTTCTTGCGCTTGATCTTCTTCAGTTTCTTCGGATCGTTGCCTGCCTTGGCCAGAGCCTTGGCGTTCTCGATTTCGAATTCGGGGGCTTCGGCTATGACCAGACCCTCCGTGTCGAAGCCCATGCGTCCGGCGCGTCCTGCGATCTGATGGAACTCGCGGGCGCGCAGCTTGCGCATCTTCGTGCCGTCGAACTTGGTCAACGCGGTCAATACCACGGAATGAATCGGCACATTGATACCGACACCAAGCGTGTCGGTGCCGCAGATCACTGGCAGCAGTCCCTGCTGGGCGAGCTGCTCCACCAGACGACGATAGCGGGGGAGCATGCCGGCATGGTGGATGCCGATGCCGGTACGCAACAGACGCTGCAGGATCTTGCCGAACGCGGTGGTGAACTTCGTGCCCTTGATGGCTTCCGCGATCGCGGCGCGCTGCTCCTTGCTGGACACGCCCGTGCTGGCCAGCGCGTTGGCGGTCTCCAACGCGGCATCCTGAGAGAAATGCACCACGTAAATCGGCGTCTCGCCCTTGCCGAACGCCAATTCCACCGTCTTCTCCAACGGGTCGAGTGTGTATTCGTACGTCAACGGTACGGGACGTGGCGCATCGGCGATGATATCCACGTCGGTGTCCGTCATGTCCTCAAGCTTGTCGGCGATTGCGTCGACATTGCCCAGCGTCGCGCTCATCAATAGGAACTGCGTATCCGGCAGCGTAAGCAGCGGCACCTGCCAAGCCCAGCCGCGCTCGGGATCGCCGTAATAGTGGAACTCGTCCATCGCCACGCAGCCGACATCGGCGTGGCGGCCCTCGCGCAACGCCTGATTGGCGAGGATCTCCGCGGTGCAGCAGATGATCGGCGCATCCGCGTTGATATGCGTGTCGCCGGTGATCATGCCGACGTTCTCGCGGCCGAAAACTTCAACCAAGTCGAAGAACTTCTCAGACACCAGAGCCTTGATCGGAGCCGTGTAATAGGAACGGCGGCCCGTGCACAACGCGGCGAAATGCATGCCGAGTGCCACCAGCGACTTGCCCGAACCGGTCGGAGTGTTCAAAATGACATGGTCGCCGGCCAGCAGATCCATGATGGCCTCCTCCTGATGTGGCCACGGTTCCACGCCTTTGACGTCCTCCACCCAGGTGAAGAAACGCTCATAGATCTCATCCGTGTCGATGTTGCGCTCGCCCTCGTCCCAATTCGGCGCCAACGCGCCCAGCGAGCCATAATTCGTATCGTCTGCCATGCTTGCCAGTCTACCGGTTGGGGCGAACGCATGCATCGAACGTGTGTTCGAATTGTTGGGTGTGTTGCGGTACAGTGGAAAGCATGACTGACGATTTGTTTGCCGCGATGGACGCGCCGGATGATGTGACGCGCCCGCTTGCCGTACGCATGCGCCCAGCGAGCATCGACGATGTGGTGGGGCAATCACGGGTATTGGGGGAGGGGTCGCCATTGCGCAGACTCGCCAACCCCGCTTCGAAAGGCTCGCTCACCGCACCGAGCTCCATCATCCTGTTCGGACCTCCCGGAGTCGGCAAAACCACCCTCGCCTATATCGTCGCCAAACAGTCCGGCCGTGTCTTCGAGGAACTGTCCGCGGTCACCTCCGGCGTCAAGGACGTGCGTGACGTGCTCAAACGCGCGCACGAACGTCTCGTCTCCGAAGGCAAGGAAACGGTGTTGTTCATCGACGAGGTGCACCGCTTCTCCAAATCGCAGCAGGATGCGTTGCTGCCCAGTGTGGAAAACCGCGACGTCACCTTCATCGCGGCCACCACGGAAAACCCAAGCTTCTCCGTCATCAAGCCGCTGCTCAGCCGATCCGTGGTCGTCAAACTCGAATCGCTGGAACCGGACGATCTGAAAACGCTGATCAATCGCGCCATCGCAAGCGAACACGGCCTTGACAACGAAATCAGAATCACCGACGAGGCTGTGGATGAGATCATCCGCATGGCCGGCGGCGACGCACGTAAGACACTGACCATCCTCGAAGCCGCGGCCGGCGCGCTCACTGGTGACAAAGAGCGCAAAAAAGGCGCGAAACGGCCCATCATCACGCCTGATGTGGTGTCGAAGGTCATGGACGTGGCCACCGTGCGTTACGACAAGGACGGAGACGACCACTACGACGTCATCTCGGCGTTCATCAAATCCATGCGAGGCTCCGATCCGGACGCCACCATGCATTATCTGGCCCGCATGCTGCGCGCGGGGGAAGACCCGCGCTTCATCGCACGACGCATCATGATCGCCGCATCCGAGGAAGTCGGCATGGCCGCCCCGCAGGTCCTGCAAGTCACCGTAGCCGCGGCGCAGGCAGTGGCCATGATCGGCATGCCCGAAGCGCGCATCATTCTTGCCGAAGCGGCGCTCGCCGTCGCCACCGCGCCCAAATCCAACGCCAGCTACAACGCCATCAACGCGGCGCTCGCCGACGTGGACGCGGGGCTTATCGGCCAAGTGCCGCTGCATCTGCGCAATGCGCCGACCGCGCTGATGAAAAGCTGGGGCAACCACGAAGGCTACCGGTACGCGCACGATTGGCCGGGCGCGGTGGCGCCGCAGCAGTACATGCCTGACGAATTGCAGGGGCGCGAGTATTACCATCCGAACGACCGCGGTTACGAGCATGAGGTCAAGCCGAGATTGGAGCGGATTCGGAAGATTCTGCACGAAGAGGACGATAACGGTGACGGCCGTTCCGGCCAGCGCAATGCCTGATGTTCGTTTCCTGCAGGCATTGGGTCAGGGGTTCCGCTAAAATTCTTCGCTGGGGTTGACGCCTGCTTGCTTTGCAAGGCCCATGCGTCAATCGCGGCGTCGCACATGGCCGCAGGAAAAAGTGCGCGGAAAGTGATTATGAAAGAACGGAATACAACGCTCGAAACCACCGACCATAACAATCGGAACAATAGCGAAAACATCAAGGAAACGCCGGACGAACGCATTCCCGGCAAACTCATCGGCGCCATCGTGGCGGTCGGCTCGCTCGCCTTCATCGGCATCCTCACCGAAACCGTGATGACGGTGCTGTTCCCACAGCTCATGCGGGAATTCAACGTGAACACTGCTACTGTGCAGTGGATCACCACCATCTACCTGCTGACGGTCGCAGCCACCATGCCGCTGTCGTCGTATCTTAACCGCAAATTCAAGCATCGCGTCCTGTTCCTCGCCGCGGTGGCGCTTGCGATGCTTGGCTCGCTGACCATGATCTTCGGCCATGCGTTCCCGGTGATTCTAGTAGCCCGCATCATCCAGGGCATCGGCTCCGGCGTGGCCACACCGCTGATGATGAACATCATTCTCGAACAGTCCCCACGCAGCAAGGTCGGACGACTGATGGGCGTCGGTTCGCTCGTCATCACCGTGGCGCCCGCCATCGGCCCGACCGTGGGTGGCGCGGTGTCGAGCATTCTGCCATGGCGTGCGATTTTCGTCATCGTCATTCCCGTGATTCTGCTGATTTCGCTGCCTGTCGGCCTCAAATGCATCGAACAGCACCGTCCGACGGAAGAGGCGCATCTGAATCCGCTGCAGTTCGCGGCGATTGTGCTGGCGTTGTGCGGTCTAGTGATGTTCCTGAACCAGGCGGGCGTGGCTGTTGCCGCCGCCGTTTCGGGTGGTGTGGCTACAGCGCCGGCGATTTTCGCAGTGATCAGCCTGATCGTCGGCTTGGGATCGCTTTTCTTCTTCGGATGGTCGTCCCGTCGTTCCTTCTCGCCGCTGATTCGCTTGGGATGGCTGCGTGATCCGATGGTGCTGCTGCATCTGATCGCCTACATGCTGCTGCCAATCGTCGGCATCGGCTTCGGCTATGTGATCACCAATCTTGCCCAGCTTTCCCTGGGAACGAACGCGTTCCTGGCAGGCGCGCTGGTGCTGCCGGGCGCGTTGATCGGCGCTTTCTTCGCACCGATCGGCGGCACGCTGTACGACCGTTTCGGCCCTGTCCGCCCGATTCTGGGCGCGTTCTTCCTGGCGATCTGCGGCCCGATCCTGCTGCTGGTCTTCTCCATGCGGCTGACGCCGGCCACGCTTGCCGGTTTCTACTTCATCTTCGGACTTGGCTATGCGCTTGGCTTCTCCAACATCATGACCAATGCGTTGCGCAGCATTGCGCCGCAATTCATGCCGGATGGCAACGCCGTGTTCAACACCTGCCTGCAGTTCGGTGGCGCAGCCGGAACCGCGCTGTTCTCCACGGTGCTGTCCGTGGCCCAGGCCGGCGCTGGCAAGGAAGGAACCGAGGCATTCAGCCATGCCACGGCGGTTGGCGGCAGTTGGACGTTCACCGTCATGATCGTGATTGTCGCCGTTGCAATCTGCTGCCTGATTACCGCCTTCCGCATCGGCGCGAAACGCGAATAACCGTGTTTTCGCCGTCGACTTCTCCACTGTGGGCGCAATTTTGTTCCCCGTCGCTTCGAAGCGGTAGGCTGTGAAACTATAGAGAACACTGGAAAAGGAGACAAGGTGAGCAACCTTAGTGCACCCCTGCCCGTCA encodes:
- a CDS encoding amino acid ABC transporter permease; protein product: MASNESAVLFDQPGPKGRKTIRIVNWIAGIIFAVVVVLILMRLHNPPDGENQLSWELWKPALDAEAWTDFYLPGLWATIRASVLAVVGAVVFGLVFGVGRLLPSLLIRTISGAIVEFARAVPVLLLMIFFWRWFAFAGLPSPAYWAVVLALVIYNGSVVAELVRSGVGNLPNGQREASLALGLTRTQSLLQIEVPQAIYAMLPAAVTQLVVVLKDTALGSIIMYTDLLQESRRLGSMYFNILQTLVVAAVVYFIVCWLLSRLAEWLPSRMQQHTAAPAEPEPVAPIAIMDPSNVNQIAVAKEGVPLGGAQRVYHVHHRGTNASIHQWRQTRYAQGFDETHPESQVKFDKNGHPIKDNPFKTKGDGKDKNKSEADE
- a CDS encoding DEAD/DEAH box helicase — encoded protein: MADDTNYGSLGALAPNWDEGERNIDTDEIYERFFTWVEDVKGVEPWPHQEEAIMDLLAGDHVILNTPTGSGKSLVALGMHFAALCTGRRSYYTAPIKALVSEKFFDLVEVFGRENVGMITGDTHINADAPIICCTAEILANQALREGRHADVGCVAMDEFHYYGDPERGWAWQVPLLTLPDTQFLLMSATLGNVDAIADKLEDMTDTDVDIIADAPRPVPLTYEYTLDPLEKTVELAFGKGETPIYVVHFSQDAALETANALASTGVSSKEQRAAIAEAIKGTKFTTAFGKILQRLLRTGIGIHHAGMLPRYRRLVEQLAQQGLLPVICGTDTLGVGINVPIHSVVLTALTKFDGTKMRKLRAREFHQIAGRAGRMGFDTEGLVIAEAPEFEIENAKALAKAGNDPKKLKKIKRKKAPEGFVTWNENTFDKLIDAAPETLVPHMKITHSMVLNEVEQGGDARYRIDRLIDDSAQTPEQKERLHARADEIFQTLFDTNVIETEDRDDGGKDYFMTVDMPDDFALDQPLSPFLLAALELLDPESDTYALDVISMVEATLEDPKQVLRAQERQARDEAMIRMKEDGLDYDERMDRLQEITYPKPLEDMLQAAFDEYRHDVPWANDYWLSPKSVVRDMVETASDFTGYIARYNIARSEGTLLRYLSDAYRALARTVPQEKRDEQLDDIISWLRVVVRSIDSSLVDEWEHAGTDTDASEAAANLAAPGAKQAVVEDRRGLTVLVRNAMFRRVQLMDLDKPDELGALDKDWGYGVHEWEDTLDDYYDEHEYVNIDAKARSGELFILDESKENSEHAWKVRQIIDDSDGDHDWAITGTVDLDATQSSGEVVFFDYSVSN
- a CDS encoding replication-associated recombination protein A, coding for MTDDLFAAMDAPDDVTRPLAVRMRPASIDDVVGQSRVLGEGSPLRRLANPASKGSLTAPSSIILFGPPGVGKTTLAYIVAKQSGRVFEELSAVTSGVKDVRDVLKRAHERLVSEGKETVLFIDEVHRFSKSQQDALLPSVENRDVTFIAATTENPSFSVIKPLLSRSVVVKLESLEPDDLKTLINRAIASEHGLDNEIRITDEAVDEIIRMAGGDARKTLTILEAAAGALTGDKERKKGAKRPIITPDVVSKVMDVATVRYDKDGDDHYDVISAFIKSMRGSDPDATMHYLARMLRAGEDPRFIARRIMIAASEEVGMAAPQVLQVTVAAAQAVAMIGMPEARIILAEAALAVATAPKSNASYNAINAALADVDAGLIGQVPLHLRNAPTALMKSWGNHEGYRYAHDWPGAVAPQQYMPDELQGREYYHPNDRGYEHEVKPRLERIRKILHEEDDNGDGRSGQRNA
- a CDS encoding amino acid ABC transporter permease, encoding MDGFLALFSQYNIPGAFLVNIELTLWSALFSTILGVILVMMRISPIASLRTVSGAYVELFKNLPLTIIMVFMVLGAYAQLKFSFSDTFATNFFWLAVTGLSLYTAAFVCESLRSGINTVPLGQAEAARALGLNFMQAATQIILPQAFRGSVAPLGNTLIALLKNSTVAAAASVATETSTMMSEMIEYHADQIVPIFLIFAFGYVVLIIPIGMLTTYLSNKLAVRR
- a CDS encoding PPK2 family polyphosphate kinase, with amino-acid sequence MADKTKDAKKDDARMSSIAKTLNKVEDRLEKSENCDSVAEGLANAAKASELLSSVWTLPPTQLLRFHHDTKVSDIDGDSTPGFDGNKDDAERFISISSSEIARYQRLMYANGVKGSHRRLLIVLQGMDASGKGGIVRHVFSQGDPMGMHYHGFGAPKGEELDHDYLWRIKRELPNNGWISIFDRSHYEDIVMPRIYKTQPEEMWQARYDEINRFESQLTADGCAIIKIFLVVSKDEQKRHFLSRLDDPTKYWKFDPSDLEARARWDDYMAAWQDVFLRTSTEQAPWYLVPADNRWYSRAVVSELLRNTLKNMNMIWPPLEVDADEMRRQLDTL
- a CDS encoding glutamate ABC transporter substrate-binding protein, yielding MLRRAVAAFCACACVFAVSACGADETGKIRIGIKFDQPGLGFKKNGTYVGFDVDVAKYVAKKLGYSEDEIVWKESPSKQREAMLQNGDVDYIVASYSITDERKKVVDFAGPYFVAGQDLLVRKDETGIDGPKDLNGKRLCSMTGTTSAVNVKEKFAKQTQLMEQPGMAECATALLSGIVDAATTDDIILAGLASASRGRLRVVGKPFTQEYYGIGVKKGNTELKNKINNAITDMIQDGSWQRAISDNTRGVAYTPNAKYNPPVPNGKGNK
- a CDS encoding MDR family MFS transporter, with product MKERNTTLETTDHNNRNNSENIKETPDERIPGKLIGAIVAVGSLAFIGILTETVMTVLFPQLMREFNVNTATVQWITTIYLLTVAATMPLSSYLNRKFKHRVLFLAAVALAMLGSLTMIFGHAFPVILVARIIQGIGSGVATPLMMNIILEQSPRSKVGRLMGVGSLVITVAPAIGPTVGGAVSSILPWRAIFVIVIPVILLISLPVGLKCIEQHRPTEEAHLNPLQFAAIVLALCGLVMFLNQAGVAVAAAVSGGVATAPAIFAVISLIVGLGSLFFFGWSSRRSFSPLIRLGWLRDPMVLLHLIAYMLLPIVGIGFGYVITNLAQLSLGTNAFLAGALVLPGALIGAFFAPIGGTLYDRFGPVRPILGAFFLAICGPILLLVFSMRLTPATLAGFYFIFGLGYALGFSNIMTNALRSIAPQFMPDGNAVFNTCLQFGGAAGTALFSTVLSVAQAGAGKEGTEAFSHATAVGGSWTFTVMIVIVAVAICCLITAFRIGAKRE
- a CDS encoding amino acid ABC transporter ATP-binding protein codes for the protein MNENDVIIDVKDLHKSYGQTEVIKGVDMTVRKGEVICIIGPSGAGKSTILRCLNGLEQATGGKIVVNGHDLTDSHVNIDQVREQVGMVFQHFNLFNNMSVIDNITLAPKLVHHETDEQARAHAMELLKTVGLAEKADAMPKSLSGGQKQRVAIARSLAMNPKVMLFDEATSALDPEMVGDVLEVIRDLAAKGMTMVLVTHEMGFAREVATRVIFTDAGVIEEEGTPDEIFNHPKSERLKTFLSKVL
- a CDS encoding amino acid ABC transporter ATP-binding protein, with the protein product MPDAGADNRPLVELTHVEKHYGDLHVLKDINLTVRKGEVLVIVGPSGSGKSTMCRTINRLETIDSGDIRIDGKPLPQEGKELAKLRAEVGMVFQSFNLFANKTILENVTLAPIKVRHMDKKAAEDLAMDLLGRVGVASQASKMPSQLSGGQQQRVAIARALAMQPKVMLFDEPTSALDPEMVNEVLDVMVELAHEGMTMLCVTHEMGFARKVADKVVFMADGQILEQSTPDDFFEHPKTDRAKDFLSKILTH